The following proteins come from a genomic window of Neptunomonas concharum:
- the fliQ gene encoding flagellar biosynthesis protein FliQ: MTPQLILDLFGEALWLVVILVSVIVVPSLLVGLVIAVFQAATQINEQTLSFLPRLLVILMIIMLMGPWMVTKLSDQFHKIFDSIPVMIG, encoded by the coding sequence ATGACACCTCAATTGATCCTTGATCTTTTTGGCGAAGCCTTATGGTTGGTCGTTATACTGGTTTCTGTGATTGTCGTACCGAGTCTGCTGGTGGGTTTGGTTATAGCTGTTTTTCAAGCAGCAACTCAGATCAATGAACAGACCTTGAGCTTTCTTCCCAGGTTGTTAGTGATTTTGATGATTATCATGCTCATGGGGCCTTGGATGGTGACAAAATTATCTGATCAATTTCATAAAATTTTTGACAGTATTCCAGTGATGATTGGTTGA
- the flhB gene encoding flagellar biosynthesis protein FlhB, producing MAEETGQEKTEDPTPKRMREAREKGDIPRSKELNATALLLAAAGGMLLFGSSAAHQLAAMMAGNFELRREQFFDSQLMIAQLALSFEDAVWAVLGFMVVVALAALIGPIALGGWNFSAQAIQPKMSRLNPLAGIKRMFSLKALVELGKAFAKFALVASFAVAVLLAVEPKLLALGGQDVRAAAGYAVEMIGWAFLVISSSLIIISLVDVPYQLHDYSHKLKMTLQEVKDEMKNTEGKPEVKGRIRQLQREIAQRQMMQEVPTADVVITNPTHYSVALKYMSGSREAPVVVAKGVDFIALKIREIADEHGVPVLQAPPLSRALYHSTEIDQEIPTALYKTVAQILAYVFQLKRYQADRSEGKPVLPAEHELEIPDAYRFD from the coding sequence ATGGCTGAAGAAACGGGCCAGGAAAAAACCGAAGATCCCACCCCCAAGCGAATGAGGGAAGCGCGTGAAAAAGGCGATATCCCTCGCTCCAAAGAGCTTAATGCAACAGCGCTATTACTAGCAGCCGCTGGCGGAATGTTGCTTTTTGGCAGTTCTGCAGCGCATCAGTTAGCCGCAATGATGGCGGGTAATTTTGAACTTCGGCGTGAGCAATTTTTTGATAGTCAGCTCATGATTGCGCAATTGGCACTCTCTTTTGAGGATGCAGTGTGGGCGGTGCTTGGCTTTATGGTTGTGGTCGCCTTGGCTGCTCTCATAGGACCGATTGCTCTGGGCGGGTGGAACTTTAGTGCGCAAGCGATTCAACCTAAAATGAGTCGTTTAAATCCCTTGGCGGGCATTAAGCGGATGTTTTCTTTAAAAGCGTTAGTGGAGCTAGGGAAAGCGTTTGCGAAATTCGCATTAGTGGCTTCATTTGCTGTTGCCGTCCTGTTAGCGGTTGAGCCTAAGTTGTTGGCCTTGGGGGGGCAAGATGTCCGGGCAGCAGCAGGATATGCGGTAGAGATGATTGGCTGGGCTTTTTTGGTGATCAGCTCAAGCCTGATCATTATATCTTTAGTGGACGTGCCCTATCAGTTACATGATTACTCGCATAAATTAAAAATGACGCTTCAGGAGGTCAAGGATGAGATGAAGAATACGGAGGGTAAACCTGAAGTAAAAGGTCGCATCAGGCAGCTCCAGCGTGAAATTGCTCAGCGACAGATGATGCAGGAAGTGCCTACCGCTGATGTGGTGATAACCAACCCTACCCACTATTCCGTTGCATTAAAATATATGTCAGGGTCGCGCGAGGCTCCTGTGGTGGTTGCAAAGGGTGTGGACTTTATAGCACTTAAAATCCGTGAAATTGCTGACGAGCATGGTGTCCCTGTTTTACAAGCCCCACCTCTTTCTCGAGCACTCTATCACAGCACGGAAATAGACCAAGAGATACCAACGGCACTTTATAAGACAGTTGCCCAGATACTTGCTTATGTATTCCAGCTAAAACGCTACCAAGCGGATCGCTCAGAAGGTAAACCCGTGCTTCCTGCAGAGCACGAGCTTGAAATTCCCGATGCTTATCGATTTGATTAA
- the fliR gene encoding flagellar biosynthetic protein FliR encodes MLDVSLIQIEQWVSAFMLPLFRVASFLMAMPIIGTRLVPVRIRLGLALLITALLVPILPKPEVMSGLDFNTYLVIAQQVLIGSALGFTLHVMFQVFAVGGQLIANQMGLGFASMTDPSNGVSIVVLGQFYMMMTTLMFLAMDGHLIMLNIITQSFYVMPVDVVNLGAIKFIDIALAGTWMFSGALLMSLPAVTSLLVVNLSFGIMTKAAPQLNIFAIGFPFTMTLGLLITWLSLSGFLGQFELIADYALSLIGQLLEVPHG; translated from the coding sequence ATGTTAGATGTCAGCCTGATTCAGATTGAGCAATGGGTAAGCGCTTTTATGTTGCCCTTGTTTCGGGTTGCTTCCTTTCTGATGGCTATGCCAATTATTGGTACGCGCTTAGTGCCAGTTAGAATACGTTTAGGTCTTGCTCTTCTGATCACGGCTTTGCTTGTGCCTATACTTCCCAAGCCGGAGGTGATGAGTGGACTGGATTTTAATACCTATCTTGTCATTGCTCAGCAGGTGCTGATTGGCTCAGCGCTTGGATTTACATTGCACGTAATGTTTCAAGTTTTTGCAGTCGGAGGGCAGCTTATTGCCAACCAGATGGGCTTGGGCTTTGCTTCCATGACAGACCCTTCTAATGGGGTATCTATCGTCGTGTTGGGGCAATTCTACATGATGATGACAACGTTGATGTTTTTGGCGATGGACGGTCATCTGATAATGTTAAACATCATCACACAGAGTTTTTATGTGATGCCTGTGGATGTGGTCAATTTAGGTGCTATAAAATTTATTGATATTGCATTGGCTGGAACGTGGATGTTTAGCGGTGCATTGTTGATGTCTCTACCAGCGGTAACCTCACTGCTCGTGGTTAACTTATCGTTTGGAATCATGACGAAAGCTGCACCGCAATTAAATATCTTCGCTATTGGTTTTCCATTTACCATGACCCTTGGGTTGTTGATTACATGGTTGAGCTTATCTGGGTTTTTGGGTCAATTTGAGCTTATTGCGGATTACGCATTGAGTTTGATAGGTCAGTTGCTGGAGGTGCCGCATGGCTGA
- a CDS encoding MinD/ParA family protein: protein MKSNHAVKVIAVTGGKGGVGKTNVSVNLSLALGEMGRRTVLMDADLGLANVDVLLGLRAKKNISDVLSGECSLSDVMLDVNENVRIVPACSGTQEMTSLSAHEHAELIYAFNEVADSIDVLVIDTAAGISDSVVSFVRAAQEVLVVVCDEPTSITDAYALIKLLNRDYRTTRFRVLANMVATDAEGRNMFNKLVTVTDRFLEVTLQYVGSIPYDENVRKSVQRQIPVLKAFSKTKAALAYRQLATKVDSWPVQDVPRGHLEFFVERLVQGV from the coding sequence ATGAAAAGTAATCATGCAGTTAAAGTCATAGCGGTCACCGGTGGTAAGGGGGGCGTAGGCAAAACCAACGTTTCGGTTAATCTCTCGTTGGCTCTGGGTGAAATGGGCAGGCGAACCGTTCTGATGGATGCTGATCTTGGGCTTGCGAATGTGGATGTGCTGTTAGGTCTAAGGGCAAAAAAGAACATAAGCGATGTTCTGTCAGGTGAGTGCAGCTTGTCTGATGTCATGCTAGACGTAAATGAAAATGTACGTATCGTTCCTGCCTGTTCAGGTACGCAGGAGATGACTTCGCTAAGCGCTCATGAGCACGCTGAGCTGATTTATGCATTCAATGAAGTCGCAGACAGTATTGATGTATTAGTGATTGATACGGCAGCGGGTATTTCTGACTCAGTGGTGAGTTTTGTGAGGGCTGCGCAGGAAGTTTTGGTAGTAGTCTGTGATGAGCCTACCTCAATTACGGATGCTTACGCACTTATTAAACTCCTAAATCGTGACTATAGAACGACACGGTTTCGCGTATTGGCAAATATGGTTGCGACAGACGCTGAAGGTCGTAACATGTTTAATAAGCTGGTTACGGTAACCGATCGCTTCCTTGAAGTAACGCTTCAATACGTAGGCTCAATACCTTATGATGAAAACGTTAGAAAATCAGTTCAGCGCCAAATTCCTGTTCTGAAAGCATTTTCTAAAACTAAAGCTGCGCTTGCCTATCGGCAATTGGCAACTAAAGTGGATAGTTGGCCAGTTCAGGATGTACCGCGAGGGCATTTAGAGTTTTTTGTTGAACGTCTGGTTCAAGGTGTTTAA
- the flhA gene encoding flagellar biosynthesis protein FlhA codes for MDRAVLFNNVRGLSQGNLGVPLLLLVILAMVTLPVPAFLLDVLFTFNIALSIVVLLVGVYALRPLDFAVFPTILLVATLMRLALNVASTRVVLLYGHEGGDAAGKVIEAFGSVVIGGNYVVGIVVFLILVIINFVVVTKGAGRISEVSARFTLDAMPGKQMAVDADLNAGLITQEEAKARRQDVTQEADFYGAMDGASKFVRGDAVAGILILVINILGGLMIGMIQHDLSFEVAAEYYSLLTIGDGLVAQIPSLLLSTAAAIMVTRQNSSQDMGRQIVDQLFGSSKALTVAAVILAIMGSVPGMPHVAFLSLAAMAGFGAWWMHAKREEVKAEAELQRQTAESVETEQESEQKDLDWADVMPVDMIGLEVGYRLIPMVDKLQGGQLLSRIKGVRKKLSQDLGFLVPSVHIRDNLDLMPGAYRMTLMGVVVGEAEIYPDRDLAINPGQVFGALKGVEVKDPAFGLDAIWIEPGQREHAQTLGYTVVDASTVVATHLNQVLQSHAHELLGHEEVQQLLDMLAKSSPKLVEELVPAKLSISSLLKVLQNLLMEQVPLKDFRSIAEALSEAVVRTQDPVALTAAVRVAISRLIVQTLNGPDPEIPVITIDPQLEQLLLGSVQQSQQAGESGMVLEPGMAERLQGSLIEAAQKQEMMGQPAILLVAAPVRPLMAKFVRYGEQLIHVLSYQEVPENKRITIVATVGGQHG; via the coding sequence TTGGATAGAGCAGTCCTTTTTAATAATGTCAGAGGTTTAAGTCAGGGGAACTTGGGTGTTCCTTTGCTGCTGCTTGTTATTTTGGCAATGGTTACGTTGCCTGTTCCTGCATTCCTTCTAGACGTGCTCTTCACGTTTAACATAGCACTCTCTATCGTAGTACTCCTTGTAGGTGTTTACGCTCTCAGGCCATTAGATTTTGCTGTTTTTCCAACGATCTTATTAGTAGCAACGTTAATGAGGCTTGCCTTGAATGTGGCTTCTACGCGTGTCGTGCTCTTGTATGGGCATGAAGGTGGAGATGCTGCAGGTAAGGTGATCGAGGCATTTGGCTCTGTGGTGATTGGTGGTAACTACGTCGTCGGTATCGTGGTGTTTTTAATCCTTGTTATTATTAACTTTGTCGTGGTGACCAAAGGGGCAGGCCGAATCTCAGAAGTGAGTGCGCGTTTTACGCTGGATGCGATGCCAGGTAAGCAGATGGCTGTAGATGCTGACCTAAATGCGGGTTTAATCACTCAAGAGGAAGCGAAAGCTCGACGTCAAGATGTGACACAAGAAGCTGATTTTTATGGTGCGATGGATGGTGCTTCCAAGTTTGTTCGTGGTGACGCTGTTGCGGGTATTTTGATTTTGGTAATCAATATCCTTGGTGGCTTAATGATCGGAATGATTCAGCACGATTTGTCGTTTGAGGTGGCCGCTGAATACTATTCACTTCTAACCATTGGTGATGGTCTGGTTGCTCAAATCCCTTCTTTGCTGCTCTCTACAGCGGCTGCCATTATGGTGACACGACAGAACTCCTCTCAGGATATGGGGCGTCAGATCGTAGATCAGTTGTTTGGGTCGTCTAAAGCGTTAACCGTCGCGGCTGTTATTCTTGCGATTATGGGTTCTGTGCCAGGTATGCCGCACGTGGCCTTTTTATCGTTGGCAGCTATGGCAGGTTTTGGTGCTTGGTGGATGCACGCGAAGCGTGAAGAGGTAAAAGCAGAAGCTGAACTGCAACGACAGACGGCAGAGTCAGTAGAAACAGAGCAAGAATCTGAGCAGAAAGACCTTGATTGGGCTGATGTAATGCCGGTGGATATGATCGGTCTTGAGGTCGGGTATCGACTGATTCCAATGGTGGATAAACTTCAGGGCGGACAGTTGTTAAGTCGAATTAAAGGTGTCAGGAAGAAGTTATCTCAAGATCTGGGCTTCTTGGTTCCCTCTGTGCATATTCGCGATAATCTGGACTTGATGCCAGGTGCATACCGAATGACACTAATGGGTGTTGTTGTCGGAGAGGCAGAGATCTATCCAGATCGAGATCTGGCAATTAATCCGGGGCAGGTATTTGGCGCATTAAAAGGGGTCGAGGTTAAGGATCCGGCATTTGGATTGGATGCTATTTGGATTGAACCGGGGCAGCGAGAACATGCGCAAACGTTAGGCTACACTGTTGTGGATGCAAGTACCGTGGTAGCTACGCACTTAAATCAAGTGCTCCAGAGTCATGCTCATGAATTATTGGGGCATGAAGAGGTGCAGCAGTTGTTGGATATGTTAGCGAAAAGCTCACCTAAGTTGGTAGAGGAGTTGGTGCCTGCGAAGCTTTCGATCAGCAGTTTATTGAAGGTACTACAGAACTTGTTGATGGAACAGGTGCCTTTGAAAGATTTCCGCAGTATAGCTGAGGCTCTATCGGAAGCGGTGGTACGGACGCAGGACCCTGTGGCGTTGACCGCCGCCGTGCGTGTTGCCATTAGTCGTTTAATCGTACAAACGCTTAATGGCCCGGACCCTGAAATTCCCGTGATCACCATAGATCCACAATTGGAACAGTTGCTATTGGGATCTGTACAGCAGAGTCAGCAAGCTGGAGAATCCGGAATGGTTCTAGAGCCAGGAATGGCGGAGAGGTTGCAAGGGTCATTAATCGAAGCGGCTCAAAAGCAGGAAATGATGGGGCAGCCTGCTATTCTGTTAGTAGCTGCGCCGGTTAGGCCGCTAATGGCGAAATTTGTTCGCTATGGCGAGCAACTTATCCATGTGCTTTCTTATCAAGAAGTGCCAGAAAATAAACGCATTACTATCGTTGCAACAGTGGGTGGCCAACATGGTTGA
- the flhF gene encoding flagellar biosynthesis protein FlhF, which translates to MKVKRIFAPDMRQAMRRAREEIGPDAVIVSNHRVAGGVEVVAAHEHEFEAAQAEFKREYERKKRKDEQVQVLTGSRQRSELDAELQRTRLHIAEARERASHPSQSYHSDGQKNLQVEESDDDDLQTILESLKARQRAKDEEKLSLFDEPLEAPAPSFAPPAQHSEQVIEGMQQEIQQLKSLLEQQISHSSRKVWVEEVRKPAEGGNSVVSKLSRRFERIGLSDAISNHLTKGLESDLDVAKAWRITLSKLTDAIPVMGEDFIDRGGMIAFVGPTGVGKTTTIGKLAARYVLQHGSAGLAMVTTDSYRIAAHEQLRTFGRILDVPVRVVDENNSLEEVLLSLRGKRLVLIDTAGMSQHEGPSEAQKTMLSSVSVRLKKLLVLSCSSQRQVLEDAYANYQSIGLNGCVLSKLDESGSLGEALTLAIEKGLSISYITDGQRVPDDIEVAQRNDLVSRAVVTAQKALERERQRALSAEGGSALSSAG; encoded by the coding sequence ATGAAAGTTAAACGCATATTTGCACCAGACATGCGTCAGGCTATGCGTCGGGCAAGAGAGGAAATTGGGCCTGATGCGGTGATTGTATCTAATCACCGGGTCGCAGGTGGCGTAGAGGTAGTTGCTGCCCATGAGCATGAGTTTGAAGCGGCTCAAGCCGAATTTAAGCGTGAATATGAGAGAAAAAAACGCAAGGATGAGCAGGTTCAAGTGCTAACCGGAAGTCGGCAGCGCTCAGAACTGGATGCTGAATTGCAAAGAACACGTTTGCATATCGCTGAAGCGAGAGAGCGAGCCTCTCACCCGTCTCAGTCCTATCACAGTGATGGCCAAAAGAATTTACAGGTAGAGGAGTCTGATGACGATGATCTGCAGACCATACTTGAGTCTTTAAAGGCGCGCCAGAGAGCTAAAGATGAGGAAAAACTATCCTTGTTTGATGAGCCGCTAGAAGCGCCTGCGCCTTCTTTCGCGCCCCCTGCCCAGCATTCAGAGCAAGTCATTGAGGGAATGCAGCAAGAGATACAGCAGCTTAAGTCACTGCTTGAACAGCAGATAAGTCATTCCTCGCGAAAAGTTTGGGTTGAAGAGGTGAGGAAGCCTGCCGAGGGCGGGAACTCTGTTGTTAGTAAGCTCAGTCGCCGATTTGAGCGAATAGGTCTTAGTGACGCTATATCCAATCACCTAACTAAAGGTTTGGAATCTGACTTGGATGTTGCTAAAGCTTGGCGTATTACGTTATCAAAATTGACTGACGCTATTCCGGTAATGGGTGAAGACTTTATCGATCGAGGCGGAATGATCGCTTTTGTTGGGCCTACTGGCGTCGGTAAAACAACGACGATAGGAAAACTAGCAGCTCGATATGTATTGCAGCACGGTAGTGCTGGGTTGGCTATGGTAACAACCGACTCCTATCGCATAGCGGCTCATGAGCAGTTAAGAACATTTGGACGGATATTGGATGTGCCTGTAAGAGTCGTTGATGAAAACAACTCCTTAGAAGAGGTGTTGCTATCCTTAAGAGGTAAGCGACTTGTCTTGATAGATACAGCAGGTATGAGTCAGCATGAAGGTCCAAGTGAAGCGCAAAAAACGATGCTAAGTAGTGTTTCAGTTCGCCTAAAAAAACTACTGGTGCTTTCTTGCTCCAGCCAGCGGCAAGTGCTGGAAGATGCGTATGCTAATTACCAAAGTATCGGATTGAACGGATGTGTACTCAGTAAGCTTGATGAATCTGGCAGTTTAGGGGAAGCATTAACGTTGGCGATAGAAAAAGGTTTATCTATCAGTTATATCACTGACGGTCAGCGGGTACCTGATGATATTGAGGTTGCGCAGAGAAATGATCTGGTCAGCCGCGCCGTTGTAACGGCACAAAAGGCACTAGAAAGAGAGCGGCAAAGAGCTCTCTCAGCAGAGGGGGGGTCTGCACTTTCCTCGGCTGGTTAG